One region of Vescimonas fastidiosa genomic DNA includes:
- the atpB gene encoding F0F1 ATP synthase subunit A, with protein sequence MEHTSNILFSIGPLEVTKTVVTMWVIIVVLGFVSWLATRRLKEVPGPIQSAAEMAVTKLQDYFAGNMGRDNARRYFPVMATFFIFIVVSNYSGLLPGAGHGFAVPTANLSTTAGLAVIAFFTTHIVGVKRRGFLGYLKTFISPFILMLPLNLIEQVVRPFSLALRLYGNLYGEEMVTEQLSGIFPLVLPLVMQVMSLLFCLIQAVVFTMLLSIYIEEAVGEEE encoded by the coding sequence ATGGAGCATACCAGTAATATTCTGTTTTCCATCGGGCCACTGGAGGTGACAAAAACCGTTGTGACCATGTGGGTCATCATCGTGGTGCTGGGCTTTGTATCATGGCTGGCCACCCGGCGGCTGAAGGAGGTGCCGGGGCCCATCCAGAGCGCGGCGGAAATGGCCGTGACCAAGCTGCAGGACTATTTCGCAGGGAACATGGGCCGGGACAACGCCCGGCGGTATTTCCCGGTGATGGCCACCTTCTTCATTTTTATTGTGGTGAGCAACTATTCCGGGCTGCTGCCCGGGGCGGGGCACGGGTTTGCCGTACCCACGGCGAATCTGTCTACCACGGCGGGCCTGGCCGTCATTGCCTTTTTCACCACCCACATTGTGGGCGTGAAGCGGCGGGGCTTTTTGGGGTACCTCAAGACCTTTATTTCGCCGTTTATCCTGATGCTGCCGCTGAACCTCATTGAGCAGGTGGTGCGGCCCTTCTCCCTGGCGCTGCGACTGTATGGCAACCTCTACGGCGAGGAAATGGTCACCGAGCAGCTCTCGGGAATATTCCCTCTGGTGCTGCCGCTGGTGATGCAGGTGATGAGCCTGCTGTTCTGCCTGATTCAGGCGGTAGTGTTTACCATGCTGCTGTCCATCTATATTGAGGAGGCAGTGGGAGAAGAAGAGTGA
- a CDS encoding LOG family protein, with protein sequence MNIAVYLGANEGNDPALATAVQELGRWIGESGNRLIYGGSKTGLMGLLADSALGAGAEVIGVELEMFMDEDYQHTGLTELIVKPDFPQRKTEIIRRSEAFIAFPGGTGTLEEISEVMSLSSLKLTKAPCILYNLNGYYEPLRLQLQRMVEAGLSSPERQEGIHFASDLREIQNILAENAENC encoded by the coding sequence ATGAATATTGCGGTATATTTGGGAGCAAATGAAGGAAACGACCCCGCCCTGGCGACAGCCGTGCAGGAGCTGGGTCGGTGGATCGGCGAGAGCGGGAACCGTCTTATTTACGGCGGCTCCAAAACGGGACTCATGGGCTTGCTGGCAGACAGCGCTCTGGGAGCCGGAGCCGAGGTGATCGGCGTGGAACTGGAGATGTTCATGGACGAGGACTACCAGCACACGGGGCTGACGGAGCTTATTGTGAAGCCGGACTTTCCGCAGCGCAAGACGGAGATCATCCGGCGGTCGGAGGCCTTCATCGCCTTTCCCGGCGGCACGGGGACTCTGGAGGAGATTTCGGAGGTCATGTCCTTATCCTCCCTGAAGCTGACCAAGGCTCCCTGCATTCTCTATAACCTCAACGGGTACTATGAGCCGCTGCGCTTACAGCTTCAGCGCATGGTGGAGGCAGGGCTTTCCTCCCCGGAGCGGCAGGAGGGCATTCACTTTGCGTCCGATCTGCGGGAAATACAGAATATCTTGGCAGAAAATGCAGAAAATTGCTGA
- a CDS encoding AAA family ATPase: protein MDRKDEIILQQMDLIRSMTERNLRSMDTDFWGTPLMENRTARPQKTEKTEKPEKAAPQTQAAKPEEKEEIPPKEKIEDLLAELDSYVGMDAIKTEVRSLINMVQVYKLRREHDLPTTDMSLHMVFSGNPGTGKTTVARIMSRIYHSLDILSKGQLVEVDRSGLVAGYVGQTALKTQKVIEKAMGGVLFIDEAYALNGKSENDFGQEAIDTILKAMEDHRDDLVVIVAGYTELMDRFIHSNPGLESRFNRFLMFEDYTPEQMVAIFKMQCKKGCYVLAQGTEELVRDFIAEESADDSFGNARGVRNLFEHILVAQNNRLAKMENVTRDDLMQILPDDVLSARGKIDE, encoded by the coding sequence ATGGATAGAAAAGACGAGATCATTTTGCAGCAAATGGACCTGATCCGCTCCATGACCGAGCGGAACCTCCGCAGCATGGACACGGATTTTTGGGGCACTCCCCTGATGGAGAACAGGACGGCCCGGCCGCAAAAAACCGAAAAAACCGAAAAACCGGAAAAGGCCGCCCCCCAAACCCAGGCGGCTAAGCCCGAGGAAAAGGAAGAAATTCCCCCCAAGGAGAAGATCGAGGATCTGCTGGCGGAGCTGGACAGCTATGTGGGCATGGACGCCATTAAGACCGAGGTGCGCAGCCTCATCAACATGGTCCAGGTCTACAAGCTGCGCCGGGAGCATGACCTACCCACTACGGATATGTCTTTGCACATGGTGTTCTCCGGCAACCCCGGCACCGGCAAGACCACCGTGGCCCGTATCATGTCCCGCATCTATCACAGCCTGGACATTCTCTCTAAGGGCCAGCTGGTGGAGGTGGACCGGAGCGGTTTGGTGGCCGGCTATGTGGGCCAGACGGCCCTAAAGACCCAAAAGGTCATCGAAAAGGCCATGGGCGGCGTGCTGTTTATCGACGAGGCCTACGCTCTCAACGGCAAGAGCGAAAACGACTTCGGCCAGGAGGCCATCGATACGATCCTAAAGGCTATGGAGGACCACCGGGACGATCTGGTGGTCATCGTGGCGGGCTACACGGAGCTGATGGACCGCTTCATCCACTCCAACCCCGGCCTGGAGTCCCGGTTCAACCGCTTCCTCATGTTTGAGGACTATACCCCGGAGCAGATGGTGGCCATCTTCAAGATGCAGTGCAAGAAGGGCTGCTATGTGCTGGCCCAGGGCACCGAGGAGCTGGTCCGGGATTTCATCGCCGAGGAGAGCGCCGACGACTCCTTCGGCAACGCCCGAGGCGTGCGCAATCTCTTTGAGCATATCCTGGTGGCCCAGAATAACCGCCTGGCGAAAATGGAAAATGTTACAAGGGATGACCTGATGCAGATCCTTCCCGACGATGTGCTGAGCGCCAGGGGGAAGATCGACGAATGA
- a CDS encoding Gx transporter family protein → MKLTTKNLALCAVLTALALGLSTLENLFPVSLLVPLPGVKLGLANIVTVFALYQLGAVPALVILVARCLLGSLFAGNASALLFSLMGGIGAMLVMIALRRVRGLSVYGVSIAGAAAHNIGQIGAAMIVLGGTAVLGYLPVLLGVSLLTGTLTGFVASLLFQAMKNIHFNR, encoded by the coding sequence ATGAAGCTTACAACGAAAAATCTGGCCCTCTGCGCCGTTTTAACGGCTTTGGCCCTGGGCCTGAGTACCCTGGAAAACCTCTTTCCCGTTTCCCTCCTGGTGCCTCTGCCGGGGGTGAAGCTGGGCCTTGCCAATATCGTCACGGTGTTCGCCCTGTATCAGCTGGGGGCTGTCCCGGCGCTGGTTATCTTAGTGGCCCGATGCCTGCTGGGCTCTCTGTTTGCCGGGAATGCCTCGGCACTGCTGTTTTCCCTTATGGGCGGCATAGGGGCTATGCTTGTGATGATCGCTCTGCGCCGGGTGCGGGGTCTGTCTGTTTACGGCGTGTCCATTGCCGGAGCGGCGGCCCATAATATAGGCCAGATCGGCGCGGCCATGATCGTTTTGGGCGGCACGGCGGTGCTGGGGTATCTGCCGGTGCTGCTGGGGGTATCCCTGCTTACGGGGACGCTGACGGGCTTTGTGGCAAGCCTTCTGTTCCAGGCTATGAAAAATATACATTTTAATCGGTAA
- a CDS encoding NusG domain II-containing protein — translation MTSKRSQPELKPKPLDALVVLAVLLLGVAAAWLAYGGENSGALTATVKHRGQVVARVELSSLAEEKTVSIDGAYHLTVTLDRTGAAVTDSDCPGQDCLHTGRITRAGQSIVCLPEQVIVTLEGKAPSPDVVLG, via the coding sequence ATGACTTCCAAGAGGTCCCAGCCTGAACTGAAACCGAAGCCGCTGGATGCCCTGGTGGTCCTGGCGGTGCTGCTGCTGGGTGTGGCGGCGGCATGGCTTGCCTACGGCGGAGAAAATAGCGGCGCACTCACCGCCACCGTCAAGCACCGGGGCCAGGTGGTGGCCCGGGTGGAGCTTTCCTCCCTGGCGGAGGAAAAAACCGTCTCCATAGACGGCGCCTATCATCTGACCGTCACCTTAGACAGAACCGGTGCCGCCGTAACGGACAGCGACTGCCCCGGACAGGATTGCCTGCACACCGGGCGTATTACCCGGGCGGGCCAGAGTATTGTGTGCCTGCCGGAGCAGGTCATCGTCACCCTGGAGGGGAAGGCCCCCTCGCCGGATGTGGTGCTGGGATAG
- a CDS encoding FAD:protein FMN transferase gives MKRWMCAALAALLLCGLTACGKTEEPARQDIFAMDTYMSLVAYGEDGQEALAAAAREINRLEQELSRTVSTSYIYKLNENGSAAVSEETANLLKNAMDYSAATGGLFDMTVAPLVSLWGITTDSPRVPSRSEIDALLPLVGSDRVHLDGQTVTLDAGCAVDLGGIAKGYASDRVAQVLKQYAVTGAAVSLGGNVYVCGQKPDGTAWSVAVQDPKKTDAYAMTLDLTDVFAVTSGGYQRYFTDADGTVYQHILDPRTGYPAQTDLLSVTVIGQNGTMADAYSTALYVMGEQAACDFWRQSGGAFDLVLITADGRVLYTPGLADHISQKGADYDFQEVPA, from the coding sequence GTGAAAAGATGGATGTGCGCGGCCCTGGCGGCGCTGCTGCTTTGCGGCCTCACCGCCTGCGGCAAGACGGAGGAGCCCGCCCGGCAGGACATTTTCGCCATGGACACCTACATGAGCCTGGTGGCTTACGGCGAGGACGGCCAGGAGGCTTTGGCCGCTGCCGCCCGGGAGATAAACCGCCTGGAGCAGGAGCTTTCCCGAACGGTCTCTACCAGCTACATTTATAAGTTAAACGAAAACGGCAGCGCCGCAGTCAGCGAGGAAACGGCGAATTTGCTGAAAAATGCTATGGATTACAGCGCGGCAACCGGCGGCCTTTTCGATATGACCGTGGCCCCCTTGGTCTCCCTCTGGGGCATCACCACAGACAGCCCCCGGGTCCCGTCCCGGAGCGAAATCGATGCCCTGCTTCCCCTGGTGGGGAGCGACCGTGTCCACCTGGACGGGCAGACCGTCACCTTAGACGCCGGCTGCGCCGTGGACCTGGGCGGCATCGCCAAGGGCTACGCCAGCGACCGGGTGGCACAGGTGCTAAAGCAGTATGCCGTCACCGGGGCCGCCGTTTCTTTGGGTGGCAATGTCTATGTCTGCGGCCAAAAGCCCGACGGCACAGCCTGGAGCGTGGCGGTGCAGGACCCGAAAAAAACCGACGCCTATGCCATGACCTTAGACCTGACGGATGTGTTTGCCGTCACCTCCGGAGGCTACCAGCGGTATTTTACCGATGCGGACGGCACCGTTTATCAGCATATTTTGGACCCCCGTACCGGCTATCCCGCCCAAACGGACCTGCTTTCGGTAACGGTCATCGGGCAAAACGGGACTATGGCCGACGCCTACTCCACGGCCCTCTATGTCATGGGGGAGCAGGCCGCCTGCGACTTTTGGCGGCAGAGCGGCGGGGCCTTTGACCTGGTTCTCATCACGGCGGACGGGCGGGTGCTTTACACCCCCGGCCTGGCCGACCATATTTCCCAAAAGGGGGCAGACTATGACTTCCAAGAGGTCCCAGCCTGA
- the recR gene encoding recombination mediator RecR, which yields MEFFPAPLEKLTEQFAKLPGVGRKSAQRLAFFVLSLPMEEAQTFADAIVDAKKSVTLCPVCQNLTAGGLCSVCASAKRDESTICVVADPRDVLAIERGREYNGRYHVLHGVLSPMNHVGPDDLQIKSLVERVAAGGIREVIMATNPDTEGEATAMYLSRLLKTFGVKVTRLAYGIPVGGHLEFADDATLMRALEGRREL from the coding sequence ATGGAATTCTTTCCCGCACCCCTGGAAAAGCTGACGGAGCAGTTTGCCAAGCTCCCGGGCGTGGGCCGCAAGTCCGCCCAGCGCCTGGCCTTTTTCGTCCTGAGCCTGCCTATGGAGGAGGCCCAGACCTTTGCCGATGCCATTGTAGACGCCAAAAAGAGCGTCACCCTCTGTCCCGTGTGCCAGAACCTCACCGCCGGGGGCCTCTGCTCTGTGTGCGCCTCTGCCAAGCGGGACGAGAGCACCATCTGCGTGGTGGCCGACCCCCGGGATGTGCTGGCCATCGAGCGCGGCCGGGAATATAATGGCCGCTATCATGTGCTCCACGGCGTTCTCTCTCCCATGAATCATGTGGGGCCCGACGATTTGCAGATCAAGTCTCTGGTGGAGCGGGTAGCCGCCGGGGGGATTCGAGAGGTCATCATGGCCACCAACCCCGACACCGAGGGCGAGGCCACGGCCATGTACCTCTCCCGCCTTTTAAAGACCTTCGGCGTCAAGGTCACCCGCCTGGCCTACGGCATCCCCGTGGGCGGACATCTGGAGTTTGCCGACGATGCCACGCTGATGCGGGCCCTGGAAGGGCGGCGGGAGCTGTGA
- the rpe gene encoding ribulose-phosphate 3-epimerase gives MIKIAPSILSADFANLGRDIQRIDSADYVHVDVMDGLFVPNISIGIPVVKSIRPVTALPLDVHLMIDRPERYVEQFCDAGGDIVTCHVEADTEENIHLALKKIHAKGKKAGVVVKPKTPASAVLPFINEVELILVMTVEPGFGGQKFMADMMPKVRQIRTYIDAMNPLCELEVDGGVDPDTCKLCIASGANVLVAGSSVYKAEDIPARIRALRG, from the coding sequence ATGATTAAAATTGCCCCCTCCATTCTGTCCGCCGACTTTGCCAACCTCGGCCGCGACATTCAGCGCATCGACTCCGCCGACTATGTCCATGTGGATGTGATGGACGGCCTGTTCGTCCCCAATATCTCCATCGGCATCCCGGTGGTGAAGTCCATCCGCCCGGTGACGGCGCTGCCGCTGGATGTCCACCTGATGATCGACCGCCCGGAGCGGTATGTGGAGCAGTTCTGCGATGCCGGGGGCGACATCGTCACCTGCCATGTGGAGGCGGACACGGAGGAAAATATCCACCTGGCCCTGAAAAAAATTCACGCCAAGGGGAAAAAGGCCGGGGTAGTGGTAAAGCCCAAGACCCCTGCCTCCGCGGTGCTGCCGTTTATCAATGAGGTGGAGCTGATTTTGGTCATGACCGTGGAGCCGGGCTTCGGCGGCCAGAAATTCATGGCCGACATGATGCCCAAGGTCCGGCAGATTCGCACCTATATCGACGCCATGAATCCTCTCTGCGAGCTGGAGGTGGACGGCGGCGTGGACCCCGACACCTGCAAGCTCTGCATCGCCTCCGGCGCCAATGTGCTGGTGGCCGGCTCCTCGGTCTATAAGGCTGAGGATATTCCCGCCCGCATCCGGGCCCTGAGAGGTTGA
- a CDS encoding aminopeptidase yields the protein MDPMQEKLQEYAKLLIQVGLHVEKGQTLVISSPVECAFFARLCATAAYDAGCREVVMNWHDDYLAREKFLRADDAVFDEVPLWRQHFFNDYANQGAAYLAIDAEDPEHLKGVDPDRRVRSLRESGKALKDFYRLQMSSGFPWCIASIPIPSWAKRVFPDLSEEQAMESLWEAIFKAVRITGDGQSVRRWQEHLENLSRRKEKLNTLHLKTLHYTNSLGTDLTVELPRDHIWEAGDDCTCAGQPFVANMPTEELFTAPLRTGANGVVVASVPLVHDGNIISGFRMTVEEGKIVSVSAEQGQKVLEAAISVDEGASYFGEVALVPYDSPISNQKLLFYNTLFDENAACHIAFGEAYPCIEGGRDMDKEQLKAHGLNDSVTHVDFMVGTADLSIVGTTRDGREVPIFVNGNFAL from the coding sequence ATGGACCCTATGCAGGAAAAACTGCAAGAATATGCCAAGCTCCTCATTCAGGTGGGCCTCCATGTGGAGAAGGGCCAGACCCTGGTCATCTCCAGCCCAGTGGAGTGCGCCTTTTTTGCCCGCCTGTGCGCCACGGCGGCCTACGATGCAGGCTGCCGGGAGGTAGTGATGAACTGGCACGACGATTACCTGGCCCGGGAAAAATTCCTCCGGGCCGATGACGCCGTTTTTGACGAGGTGCCCCTGTGGCGGCAGCATTTCTTTAACGACTATGCCAATCAGGGCGCCGCTTATCTGGCCATTGACGCCGAGGACCCGGAGCATCTCAAGGGCGTGGACCCGGACCGCCGTGTGCGCTCCCTCCGGGAGAGCGGCAAGGCTCTGAAGGATTTTTACCGCCTGCAAATGAGCAGCGGCTTCCCCTGGTGTATCGCCTCCATCCCCATTCCCTCCTGGGCGAAGCGGGTGTTCCCGGACCTGAGCGAGGAGCAGGCCATGGAGAGCCTGTGGGAGGCGATTTTCAAGGCCGTCCGTATCACCGGCGACGGGCAAAGCGTCCGCCGCTGGCAGGAGCATTTGGAAAATCTTTCCCGGCGCAAGGAAAAGCTCAACACCCTGCACCTGAAGACCCTGCACTATACCAATTCCCTGGGTACCGACCTGACCGTGGAGCTGCCCCGGGACCACATCTGGGAGGCCGGGGACGACTGCACCTGCGCCGGCCAGCCCTTTGTTGCCAATATGCCCACGGAGGAGCTGTTCACCGCGCCCCTGCGCACTGGGGCCAACGGCGTGGTGGTGGCGTCTGTGCCCCTGGTCCACGACGGCAACATCATAAGCGGCTTCCGCATGACCGTGGAGGAGGGGAAGATCGTCTCTGTCTCCGCCGAGCAGGGGCAGAAGGTGCTGGAGGCGGCCATCTCCGTGGACGAGGGGGCCTCCTACTTTGGGGAGGTGGCCCTGGTCCCCTACGATAGCCCCATCTCCAACCAAAAGCTGCTGTTTTACAACACCCTCTTTGATGAAAACGCCGCCTGCCACATCGCCTTCGGCGAGGCCTACCCCTGCATTGAGGGAGGCCGCGACATGGATAAAGAGCAGCTGAAGGCCCACGGCCTCAATGATTCCGTCACCCATGTGGACTTCATGGTGGGCACCGCCGACCTCTCCATCGTAGGTACGACCCGGGATGGCCGGGAAGTGCCCATCTTCGTAAACGGCAACTTCGCTCTTTGA
- the trkA gene encoding Trk system potassium transporter TrkA, which produces MKIIIVGNGKVGYAIASQLAGEHHDITMVDSSPTALHRAENALDVMCIQGNGSSISVLKEAGAQSADLVIAVTNLDETNLLCCFIAKKLGAGHTIARVRSTEYRRDADMLKKEIGLDMVINPDLAAAQEIARIVSTPSAFSVEPFAQGRIDMIGFDVTAQTHVAGRSLSEFSSHTLAKVLFCVAVHEGEMVIPNGAFVPQIGDKLYMIGAKGQLQHMLHSLGHSQPKVKAVSILGGSRTAMYLAWELKKRGIKSQIVEMNHQKCLILSAELPDTLIIEGDGTDNDLLREEGVFAADAFVSLTDRDEENLLMALSAQRAGVGKVLAKMTRPNYMDLVQDTRIGSIISPKDLVANQITRYVRALANSEGSVVESLYKMMGGQVEALEFTAGPECRELLDKPMKDLPLKNGVLVGAIARDKEIVIPDGNTCIREGDHVVVVTKSMAADDLMDILK; this is translated from the coding sequence ATGAAAATCATCATTGTGGGAAACGGTAAAGTGGGCTATGCCATTGCCAGCCAGCTGGCCGGAGAGCACCACGATATTACCATGGTAGACAGCAGCCCCACGGCGCTGCACAGGGCGGAGAACGCCCTGGATGTCATGTGCATCCAGGGAAACGGCTCCTCCATCAGCGTCCTGAAGGAGGCCGGAGCCCAGTCGGCGGACCTGGTCATCGCCGTGACCAATCTGGATGAGACGAATCTCCTCTGCTGCTTCATTGCCAAAAAGCTGGGGGCGGGCCACACCATCGCCCGAGTCCGCAGCACCGAGTACCGCCGGGATGCCGATATGCTGAAAAAGGAGATCGGCCTGGACATGGTCATAAACCCCGACCTGGCCGCCGCCCAGGAGATCGCCCGAATCGTTTCCACCCCCTCGGCCTTCTCCGTGGAGCCCTTTGCCCAGGGCCGCATTGATATGATCGGCTTTGATGTAACGGCGCAGACCCATGTGGCAGGCCGCTCCCTCAGTGAGTTCAGCAGCCATACTTTGGCCAAGGTTTTGTTCTGCGTGGCGGTCCATGAAGGGGAAATGGTCATTCCCAACGGCGCCTTTGTCCCCCAAATCGGGGATAAGCTCTATATGATCGGCGCCAAGGGCCAGCTGCAGCACATGCTCCATAGCCTGGGCCATTCACAGCCCAAGGTCAAGGCTGTGTCCATTCTGGGCGGCAGCCGCACGGCCATGTACCTGGCCTGGGAGCTGAAAAAGCGCGGCATCAAGTCTCAGATCGTGGAGATGAACCATCAAAAGTGCCTGATTCTCTCTGCGGAGCTGCCCGATACCCTCATTATCGAGGGCGACGGCACCGACAATGACCTGCTGCGGGAGGAGGGCGTGTTTGCGGCGGATGCCTTTGTCTCTCTCACCGACCGGGACGAGGAGAACCTGCTCATGGCCCTCAGTGCCCAGCGGGCGGGGGTGGGGAAGGTCCTGGCCAAGATGACCCGGCCCAACTATATGGACCTGGTCCAGGATACCCGCATCGGCAGCATCATCAGCCCCAAGGACCTGGTGGCCAACCAGATCACCCGTTATGTCCGGGCCCTGGCCAATTCCGAGGGCAGCGTCGTGGAGAGCCTGTATAAGATGATGGGCGGCCAGGTGGAGGCCTTGGAGTTCACCGCCGGCCCCGAGTGCCGGGAGCTTTTGGATAAGCCCATGAAGGACCTGCCCCTTAAAAACGGCGTCCTGGTGGGGGCCATCGCCCGGGATAAGGAGATCGTCATTCCCGACGGTAATACCTGCATCCGCGAGGGCGATCATGTGGTGGTGGTGACCAAGTCCATGGCCGCCGACGACTTGATGGATATTTTGAAATAA
- a CDS encoding YihY/virulence factor BrkB family protein has protein sequence MGQKKTGKHLKPFTLVKDLFDRYYGHDVARDGAALTYYLLFAIFPLLIFISTLVGLMNLDIEELMSTVSHILPEQVAGIMRSYLEYVSTSPSRQLLVFSLIFSVWFPMRATSCLMHSVRKAYGVSQPASMIGGTLRNFFFTLWLIVTIAASIVLTTVGHRALAFAAKFVRLSDSFIDLWGSLRFVLLGVVMLLVLVPMNMVAQGRRCPLWEVVPGVLLSMAAWLALSLAFSYYVEQVAHYSELYGSIATIVVVLLWLYMTGQVLIMGAEYNGARLAYRSAKSVPLPKEEEQTE, from the coding sequence ATGGGTCAGAAAAAAACGGGAAAGCACCTGAAGCCCTTTACCCTGGTCAAGGATCTGTTCGACCGCTATTACGGCCACGATGTAGCCCGGGACGGCGCTGCCCTGACCTACTATCTGCTCTTTGCCATCTTTCCCCTGCTCATCTTCATCAGCACCCTGGTGGGCCTAATGAATTTAGATATTGAGGAGCTTATGTCCACCGTCAGCCACATTCTGCCCGAGCAGGTGGCGGGCATCATGCGCAGCTACCTGGAGTATGTGTCCACCAGCCCCAGCCGGCAGCTTTTGGTGTTCAGCCTGATTTTCTCCGTTTGGTTTCCCATGCGGGCCACCAGTTGCCTGATGCACTCCGTGCGCAAGGCCTACGGGGTCTCCCAGCCCGCCAGTATGATCGGCGGCACCCTGCGCAACTTTTTCTTCACCCTCTGGCTCATCGTCACCATCGCCGCCAGCATCGTCCTCACCACGGTGGGCCACCGGGCCCTGGCCTTTGCCGCCAAGTTCGTCCGCCTGTCCGATAGCTTCATCGACCTCTGGGGCAGCCTTCGTTTCGTGCTTTTGGGCGTTGTGATGCTGCTGGTGCTGGTGCCGATGAACATGGTGGCCCAGGGCCGCCGCTGTCCGCTGTGGGAGGTGGTGCCCGGTGTACTTTTGAGCATGGCCGCCTGGCTGGCCCTGAGCCTGGCCTTTTCCTACTATGTGGAGCAGGTGGCCCACTATTCGGAGCTGTATGGCTCCATTGCTACCATCGTGGTGGTGCTTTTGTGGCTGTATATGACCGGCCAGGTGCTTATTATGGGCGCGGAGTATAACGGTGCGCGCCTTGCTTATCGGAGCGCGAAAAGCGTCCCCTTGCCAAAAGAGGAGGAACAGACAGAATGA
- a CDS encoding ImmA/IrrE family metallo-endopeptidase: MTAVQREAHAFLAQFHHRPFTVTDLEKALQEQGFSLVEFSRLSNCKEVGTLLTSLQLVNYASGLSAFTYQDANLRIVFLQENLSQHEQMILLSHELGHILCGHLNRAATTGPGSGILEEQEANDFSARLMRYNETCRPRRTATLIALCLAVLVLAAVVTVGGVHRGNPTVYLTESGQCYHKADCKYIVGKDNTTAVTLRQAKASGYDACTWCFGHSGT; this comes from the coding sequence ATGACGGCCGTGCAGCGGGAGGCTCACGCCTTTTTAGCACAATTCCACCATAGGCCATTTACTGTTACAGATCTGGAAAAAGCCCTGCAGGAGCAGGGCTTTTCGCTGGTGGAGTTCAGTAGGCTCTCTAACTGCAAGGAGGTCGGCACCCTGCTCACCTCCCTGCAGCTGGTTAACTACGCCTCGGGCCTGTCGGCCTTCACCTACCAGGACGCAAATCTGCGGATCGTGTTCCTGCAGGAAAACCTGTCCCAGCACGAGCAGATGATCCTGCTCAGCCACGAGCTGGGACACATTTTGTGCGGACATCTGAACCGGGCCGCCACCACCGGGCCGGGGTCCGGCATTTTGGAGGAGCAGGAGGCCAACGACTTCTCCGCCCGGCTCATGCGCTACAACGAGACCTGCCGGCCCCGGCGCACGGCCACGCTCATAGCCCTGTGCCTGGCGGTGCTGGTGCTGGCGGCTGTGGTGACGGTGGGGGGCGTACACCGCGGGAATCCCACGGTATATCTCACGGAGTCGGGCCAGTGCTACCACAAGGCGGACTGCAAGTACATCGTGGGTAAGGACAACACCACCGCCGTGACCCTGCGGCAGGCCAAGGCGTCCGGATACGACGCCTGCACCTGGTGCTTCGGGCACAGCGGCACATAA